Proteins encoded within one genomic window of Methanosarcina barkeri str. Wiesmoor:
- a CDS encoding secondary thiamine-phosphate synthase enzyme YjbQ yields the protein MFFLFKNRFKLLFDILPFLFSSFQFLHAFFKLLQCFILKPGAGYSHDRIDNNADSHLKAVLLGASEALPVSAGKLELGTWQRIFFAEMDGPRSRTVNVTLLKA from the coding sequence TTGTTTTTCCTCTTCAAAAACAGGTTCAAACTCCTTTTTGATATCCTCCCTTTCCTGTTTAGCTCTTTTCAGTTCCTCCATGCATTCTTTAAGCTGCTTCAGTGCTTCATTCTCAAACCTGGTGCTGGTTACAGTCACGACCGCATAGATAACAATGCAGATTCCCATCTCAAAGCAGTACTGCTTGGAGCAAGCGAAGCCCTGCCTGTTTCGGCAGGAAAGCTTGAGCTCGGGACGTGGCAGAGAATCTTTTTTGCCGAAATGGACGGGCCGAGAAGCAGGACAGTTAATGTTACGCTTTTAAAGGCTTAA